The region CACGATGGGCGAGCCGGTGTCGACACCGGTCTTCGCGTCGCGGATCACGCGGTCCATCGTCGGCTCCCGGAGACCGGCCGTGGCAACGAGCGGTGTACCCGCCGCCGAGCGCGCCGCTTCGGCCTGGGATCGCGCCGAACGCAACGTGGTGGACACCGCCAGCGTGCTCAGAGCGGCGTCTCGATCGGCTTCATCGCCCCGTTTGGCGATCTCGACGAGGACGTAGTCCGGAACCACGCACTGAATGGGATTGGGTGAGTGCATCGTGCGACTCCTCCCTGGCTGAGATCGGGTCAACGGCTTCCTCCGGCGCCACATGTCCGACCCCTGACCGCACGCCCGCCGACGTATCGGCTCGCTGTTACGTCCAGGGGCGCCGAGGAGGCCGCTTCCCTCCTGCTCTCATCATCAGGTCTTCGGGGCAGCCGAGAATGAACCACGGAGGTTCAAACGGGATGCAGCCCGGATCGAACCTCGGATCCAGGCGCCTCGAGTACCCGGTGTGTGGAGAACAAGCAAGGGTGTTGGCGATGCCCGCGCACGACGGAGCGACGGGAGCGACGCGAAGTGTTCTCTTCACCTGGCTTTTCGTCTGCGGTCTCGCCGCTGCCGTGGACGGGATCGCTCGGTGGAGATGCGAAGGTGTGTGCGCGTCGTGAGGACCGAGTTGACCAGGGCCACCAACGAAGACAACAGGGAGATGACCCCGGTCCAGAGGGAAACCGCAGCCGCGGGGTTGAGCTGGACCGCCTGCTCGCTCGCCTCGGTCACCGGCGTGGCCTGCTCCGGCGTCGGCGCTGCGGCACCGTTGGTCTGGTTCTGGTCCGGTGGCGGCTGCTCATCGGGACTGGGCGTTGGCTGCGGGGTGGTCCGCGTACCGGGTGTGGTGGTGGCCGTCCTGGTAGGGGACTTGGTGGGCGTACCCGTGGCGGACGTCCTGATCGTCGGAGGTACCGGCTCTGGTTCCGCCGGTTCACCCGCCCGGGAGAAGTGGACTTCAGCGGTTCAAGGGGACCCTGCCCGGATGAATCCTCAGTGGACCTGAAGACCCATTGCCGGGGTACGTCATCTGTGCCGGACTGGGGGTGAGTCGCCGTTCCTCGAGGGCACAGGCCCGCAGGACGGCCAGTGGGAGGTGAGATCCGATGACAACGACACAGGCGTGCAGTTCCTACACAGTGCAATCAGGCGACAATCTCACGAACATCGGCAAGTGGTTCGGCTACACCGTGCAGGAGCTCGCCAAGCACAACCAGATCCCGAATCCGGACATGATCCAGATCGGCCAGAAGATCAACTTCTTCGCGAAGAAGGGCCAGGAGATCAAGCATTACGAGGTCAAGAGCGGGGACACGCTGTCCGAGATCGCCGAGAAGAACCACCTCAAGGCCGCCCGCCCCGGCAAGAAGTCATGGGAGGACCTGGCCCACTACAACCACATTCCGAACCCGAATGTGATACAGGCGGGCCAGCGCATCTGCATTCCCGTCAAGGTTCCCGCATTCGCTTGACAGGTGGCTCCAGGTATCGCCCCGGCCTCCCAAGGCAGTTGGGCGCGTGCCCCAGGAACTCTAGGAGTGTCCGATGACGGACTGTGAAACGTACACGGTACAGCGAGGCGACACGCTTTCGGAGATCGCCCAGTGGTTCGGCGTGGACATGGACATGCTTGCCAGCATGAACGGCATCCAGGATCCGAACAAGATCTCCGGGTCAATACCTCTACCTGCATCCGAACGCGCATCCTGATGTGTGTACGCCATACACGGTGAAGTCCGGCGACACACTCTCGCAGATCGGCCAGCGGTACGGTGTGGCCTGGCAGAAGCTCGCGCACTACAACCACATCGCCAACCCCGATATCATCAATCCGAATCAGACAATCTGCATTCCCGGCGCCCGATGAGCAGGGCGAGGACCGGCCATCGTGCCCGAGCGTGCTGATCGGGCGGAGTCCGGAGGCCGTCACCGGCGTTTGCTTCGATTTCCGAGGGTGCTGGTCCGTGCTTGGTCGATGTGGTCGAGGACGGAGCCAGCGCCCTGGCTCGCATACAGCAGGCAGGCGGACCCGCAGGGGCCGCCCTCGATGAGACCGGTGACCGCGCCAGAGATCGTGGGAGTCCTGGCGTTGGCGTGGCCGTACCGCAGCGGTCGGAGCCAGTGCGGCCGAGCAGGCCAGCACCGCTCACACCCCGGTGCTACCCTGTGATTTGACGCACACCGACCATTTCGACAATTTTTGGTGTGGGTCGGATCCGATTAAATCGGGGGTCAGATTGCGATGGCCATTGACTTCACACTTACCGAGAAGCAGCGAGAGGTTCAATCATCCGCTCGTGCTTTCGCGCAAGAAGTTCTCGCGCCTGTGTCGGACCAGATAGACGCGGAACCCGATCCGTTGAAGGGATTCCAGCTCGCCAAGCCCGCGTATGCCGAAGCGTGCCGGCGAGGTATCCCCTTCTCCATGCTTCCGGCGGAGTACGGCGGGGGCGGGTTGTCCAACGTCGATTTCGTCATCGCCGCGGAGGAGATCCAGGCGGTCGATCCCGGTTTCGGCACGACCGTGCTGGTGAACGGACTGGGTTTGATGCCGGTCTGGTACTACGGGACCGAGGAGCAGAAGAAGCGGTTCATCGGCTCCGCCACCGCGGACGAAAGCGGAGAATTCCTCGTCGGTTACGCGGCGAGCGAGCCGCCGGGTACACCCGGGGGCACTGCGAACTTCGACGCGCCCGCCATCGACGGTGCGGGCATGCACGTCACCGCACGGCTCGACGGTGACGAATACGTGATCAACGGCCGCAAGTACTGGCCGTGCAACGTCGGGGGCTGGGACAACAAGGGCGCCAACCTGAACCTGGTGGTCGTGCGCACCGGTTCCGAGTCGGGCGGTACCGCGGGGCTGTCGGCCATCATGGTCGAGCGCGGCACGCCCGGGATCACCTACCGCTCGATCAGCACCTCGGCACAGCGCAGCGCACCGAACTGCGAGATCGTCTTCGAGGACGCCCGCGTTCCGGCGAGCAACCTCATCGAGGGCACCAAGGGCAACGGCGATCTGGTGATCAACCGCAACTTCGCCTGGTCCGGTCCGGTCGCCGGGATCGGCGCGGTGGCGGTGGCGCGGTCGGCGTACGAGGACGCGCTGCGGTGGGCGAAGACCTACACGGGTGGTGGGCCCAAGCCCATCATCCACTACCAGTACCCGGGCTACGTCCTCGGTGATGTCGCGACGAAGATCGAAGCTGCACGGTACTTCTGCTGGAAGTCGGCGCACTACCTGGACCAGCACGGCTACCACGGCGAGATGCTCGGCGCCATGTGCAAGGTCCACTGCACTGAAATGCTGTTCGACTGCGTGTACAAGTGCATGCAGGTGGTCGGCGTCAACTCCGTGGACAAGAAGCAGCGGTTCGACCGCTACCTGCGCGAGGCTGCGCTGCTCCCGCTCTACGACGCGGGCAACTTCGGCATGCAGCGACGCCGGGTGCACGGTGTCATGGTCGACGAAGGCTTTAACCCGCGTGCCTTCATGGACGACGAGCCGGTCGACTTCACCAAGGACATGGAAGGCATCGACACGATTCCCGGGCCCAAGACCGACGAACCCACGATTCCGTCTCCGCAGACGGCCGAGCCCTTCGCCGTCCGCTGACGAGGCTCCCGGCACGCCCGTGAGCGATCATCGGCGAGCACCCGGAATGATCGCTCACGGGCGGTCGCACGTCGGCACAACGCAACTGCGGTCGGCGATGCAGACACCGTCCGGCCCAAGTCCTCCGAGCCAAGGTGGGCCACGTCTTCGGGCGATCACAACCAACCCTCCGAGTGACCTGCTCGGCTGGAGGCGACGCAGAAGCAATCTGATGGCTACCAGGCGCACGGTCGGCCAGTGATCCGGCATACCCACCCTGTTGCCTCGCCCAACGCGAAAAAGCCGCTCGTCACGGCTGAAAACCAAACCAGGCCCCACTGCGTGTTCCATAGCGCCAGCAGGAAGCCGGAGGCGAGCGTTGACCGCGGCGCCACGGCAACTGAGGTCACCTGGCTGGTTGGAAGTACGACGTGCCGCGGGCGGTGGAAACAGATGTCGTTGCCGGGGTCGCCGTCGTCCACCGCGGCCGCTGCCACGGTCGACCGCGTTCACCCTGGAACGTCGGCAGAGCATCAACCGGCGGGGTGAGCTGGGCGCTGTCGTGCCGGTTGCCACGGTTGCGGCGCAGCCGCGGCTGTACGGGGTCGAGGAGGTCGCAAACGCGCCTACCTCGGACCCAACGGGATGATCAACGTGTCCGGCACACGGGCGGCGAGGCCGATTCGGATGCCTCACACCCGGACCGGTGACCAGCCCGGGAGCACGTGTCGATCTCGACCAGGACCACCCGGGTCCTCCGGTGCGTACTCCGTCGGGCTGGCATCGGTCGGCGAGAACGGGACCGGCTGCAGCGCGCCGCCGCGGGTCGAGCGGCACACTCAGCCGGCTTGGCGCGCGTTGAGATGTTCCTGGATCCGAACGGCGAACTCGGCCAAACCCGCACTGAGCGCGGGATACTCGCTCCCGCCGCGTGCCGCCGACCCCGCCAGGTGCTCCAGCTTCTGGGCTTCAGCGCGAGCCCACCCCGCCTGCTGCGCGAAATCTTCAGCACGCGCACGATCAAGCGCGTCACGCAAAGCGTTGGCTGACGCCAACGCGAACATCAGCTCCTGCGACATCATGACCTCCCTGGACATCGATCGGTACCTCCCCCGCGCCGTGTGGTGCTGTTGGGCTTCCGGAGAGGCTTGATGGAGGCGGCGAGGAAGAGGCCACCGGCGAGGAGCAGTGCCTGGCCGAGGACAAGCCCTGCCCCGATCGCCCCGAGAGCCACGACCAGCACGACCCAGTCGGTTGGTCGCCAGCGGTCGTGTTCTCGCCGCCTCAGGTAATTGGGTGTCGACCCTTGGACGGGATTCACGCCGGCCTGCTCTGCAAGCACTCTGATCTGCTGTGATCCGGTGCGTGCCATGGCGGGTCCTTCCCAAGGGCGCTACTGCGCTACGTTCGGTTCGTGATGGTGGCCCATTGCTTGCCGATCCGGTTGAGCCAGCTGCAGACGATGATGCGGCTCTCCCCCGGCCGATCAGCGCGACCGGTCCCGGCAAACCCTCGGAGCCACGGTCTGCGCCGCGTCCATTGTTCCGTTGTGGTCAGCGTGTATCCGACATCGGCGGCGCCGAAATCGCGAGTGGAACGCACTGGGACCTCCCGGCAACAGTGAACTTCCTCCGAAACGCGGGGAAATGTTCGAATGACCGGCATGCGGGAAACTCCGCCCTGCCGGTCCGGTTGGTTTCATTCTGCCCGGGTTCGCCGCCCGCATCTCCGGTCGCACCTGGCCAACAACCGCGGCCTCACATTGCCGAGCCTCGGCAAACGTCGCACTGCTGGTCGTCCCGGTGACCGCCCCGACTCGCTGCGCGGTCGGTGTTGTGGCGTAGGGACCGCGTCGCCGGTGCATGGCATCGGCAACTTCGCCCCTCGGAGCTTGCCCAGCACGGACGCGGCGGGTGAGCGGGAAGTGCGGCATTGTCGAAGGCACAGGTGACGCTCCTCGGTTCCCTGCTCGACTCGAGCGCCGAGGCCGGGTAACGGGAGGGTTGCGGGATGCTCGACAAACACGAACGCCATATGTTGCACGAGGCGGAGCACGAAATCGACGCGGCAGGCCCGCAACGCAACCGCATGTGGGCGGTTGTCGCACCGCTGCTGCTTCTCGTCGCTTTGCTGCTGGACCTCGGGTTCCCAGGCAGCGCGTCGATCGTGGCCGTTGTTGCGGCATTCGTCTGGTTGATCCGCGTTTGATTCCGCCGCACAAGCCCGACGGGTCAGAGCAGGTTTTCAGCACGCCGAGAACAGGAACAGCTCCTATGTCATTGCGAGAACCGAACTATTCCAGGTCGTGAACTCGGCTCGGCCGAGGTAGGTGCAACGGTCAGCGTGCCGGCAGCTCATGCTGGGGCCAACCGAAGAACCTTGCGCCCAGCACTGCCGCGTGCAACGTCAAGCGGTGCGCCGGGTTCGTGGGGGCGTGACCGGTGAGCGCCTTCACCCGGTCCAGCCGGTAGGTGACCGCACGCACCGACAAGTGCAGGCGTCGCGCGGTGTCGGTGACCACGCCGCCCGTGGCGAAAAAGGCCTCCAACGTCGCCAGCAGCGGTTCAGCGCCGCCGCGGGCGCGAGTGAGCGGGCCGAGCACCCCTCGCACCAGATCGACCATCGCGGGTTGGTCGCGGAAGAGCACGCGATAGACAAGCAATTCCTCGGCATAGATCACCGGGCTGTCCAGGTGCATCGTGGAGGCCATGGTGAGCGTGTCGCGCGCCTCCTCGTACGAGCGGGCGATGCCGTACGACCCGGCGTAGCCTCGACCGACCGCTATCCGCCAGGGCTTGCCGCGCGGTAGGCGACTCAGCTCCGCGTGCATCCGCTCGCCAAGGCGGCTGGTTCCCTGCGCGCCTGACGTGGCCTTCGGGTCAGCATCTGCGGGCGCCAGCACGACCAGCACACCCTCCTTCGTGGCGACCAGCACGTCGCGGTCGCCCAACCAGTCCAGCATGACCTTTTCGAGAGAACTGGTCGCGGCCTCGGCATTCGTCGACCGGCCGGAGGGGGCCGCCAGCGCCACCCGATGAGTACGACTCAGATCAAGGCCGAACGGCTCTGCGCGCTCCACCAGCCCACCGACATCGGCGTCCCCGCGCAACAGGTCATCGATCAGTTCCCGGCGCAGCGTCTCCTCCCACCGAACCAGCTGGCGGCGAGCCTGCGTGTACCCCTCGGCCAGTGTCGCCACCGAGTCGGCCACCACGTGCAGAACCGCCTCGGCAGCCGCCCTCACCTCCTCCGGGTCGTCCGAGCGGGCCACTTCTGGAAGTTGTCGCCACAGCCGCCAGGCCGCCGAGAGGTAGAGCTCCACCGCGCTCCCGGCCGAGATCCCCAGCTCGGCGGCCCGATGCCCGAGCGCATCCACCACCTTGAGCTCCGAGCGCTTCGGGCGCCGCCCAGTGGCGGCAGCCTCGGCCAGCAGCGGCAGGTAATCACCTAGCAGTTCCACCGGCACACCGCCTGCGGCGCGGCTGGCGGCCTCCGCCACCGCTGCCAACCAAGCCGACGCCGTGTCGGTATCGGACGCCGTGGGTCTGCGCCCTTGGCCCGTTCTGCCGACCATTTCAGTCCCGCCCTCCAGGACTGACCGTTGCCGCGCCGAGCCCACCTCCTGCGCTCTGCGGTGGGCGATCCCGCTGATCAATACGCATCCTCAAGCGGACCGGCTTCGAACACTGCGTGATTCGCCCTCCGCCCAACCATACGTCCAGGTGGGCGGCGTCGACCGCCGCGGTCTCGTGAGGACAGGTCCTGCACAACCCCGTCCGAACACCAACAGTGGCCGGTCTCCCACAGCATGCCGAGGGTCATATGTCCCGGAACTTCCAAGGTCACCCGCCAGTCCCTCACCAGCCTCCGACCGTCACCAGGCGTGGTCGGCCGAGCACGTGCCGTACCCAGGCAAAGAACCGCCGA is a window of Saccharopolyspora erythraea NRRL 2338 DNA encoding:
- a CDS encoding LysM peptidoglycan-binding domain-containing protein, producing MTTTQACSSYTVQSGDNLTNIGKWFGYTVQELAKHNQIPNPDMIQIGQKINFFAKKGQEIKHYEVKSGDTLSEIAEKNHLKAARPGKKSWEDLAHYNHIPNPNVIQAGQRICIPVKVPAFA
- a CDS encoding LysM peptidoglycan-binding domain-containing protein, translated to MTDCETYTVQRGDTLSEIAQWFGVDMDMLASMNGIQDPNKISGSIPLPASERAS
- a CDS encoding LysM peptidoglycan-binding domain-containing protein, which gives rise to MKSGDTLSQIGQRYGVAWQKLAHYNHIANPDIINPNQTICIPGAR
- a CDS encoding acyl-CoA dehydrogenase family protein produces the protein MAIDFTLTEKQREVQSSARAFAQEVLAPVSDQIDAEPDPLKGFQLAKPAYAEACRRGIPFSMLPAEYGGGGLSNVDFVIAAEEIQAVDPGFGTTVLVNGLGLMPVWYYGTEEQKKRFIGSATADESGEFLVGYAASEPPGTPGGTANFDAPAIDGAGMHVTARLDGDEYVINGRKYWPCNVGGWDNKGANLNLVVVRTGSESGGTAGLSAIMVERGTPGITYRSISTSAQRSAPNCEIVFEDARVPASNLIEGTKGNGDLVINRNFAWSGPVAGIGAVAVARSAYEDALRWAKTYTGGGPKPIIHYQYPGYVLGDVATKIEAARYFCWKSAHYLDQHGYHGEMLGAMCKVHCTEMLFDCVYKCMQVVGVNSVDKKQRFDRYLREAALLPLYDAGNFGMQRRRVHGVMVDEGFNPRAFMDDEPVDFTKDMEGIDTIPGPKTDEPTIPSPQTAEPFAVR
- a CDS encoding PucR family transcriptional regulator; this translates as MAEAASRAAGGVPVELLGDYLPLLAEAAATGRRPKRSELKVVDALGHRAAELGISAGSAVELYLSAAWRLWRQLPEVARSDDPEEVRAAAEAVLHVVADSVATLAEGYTQARRQLVRWEETLRRELIDDLLRGDADVGGLVERAEPFGLDLSRTHRVALAAPSGRSTNAEAATSSLEKVMLDWLGDRDVLVATKEGVLVVLAPADADPKATSGAQGTSRLGERMHAELSRLPRGKPWRIAVGRGYAGSYGIARSYEEARDTLTMASTMHLDSPVIYAEELLVYRVLFRDQPAMVDLVRGVLGPLTRARGGAEPLLATLEAFFATGGVVTDTARRLHLSVRAVTYRLDRVKALTGHAPTNPAHRLTLHAAVLGARFFGWPQHELPAR